One part of the Dermacentor andersoni chromosome 2, qqDerAnde1_hic_scaffold, whole genome shotgun sequence genome encodes these proteins:
- the AQP gene encoding aquaporin-11, with protein sequence MDEPEEVVQAAAASSYLDELVPYLVLLGNTLLFAVVRRLAARLSPLKWRLAISEAISTWELCSDVAELGIVYERHGVWVYALALLACCVWWCRAFGDAEACPCGPVEDMLFAIGPGDYRARLMGQALGGLLTAQYITFIWSWHLIPEHKTMATTECQTSLMVSPTKGALIEGAITCVSRFVAMRSVYWTDNVATAINSITTVILVLAALTTTGGYFNPIMASALMLGCAGSTTTEHFTVYWAGALMGGFIGRYLDIRLEYAIKEKYA encoded by the exons ATGGACGAGCCGGAGGAGGTGGTGCAGGCAGCAGCGGCTTCGTCGTACCTGGACGAACTCGTTCCGTACTTGGTGCTGCTGGGGAACACGCTGCTTTTCGCCGTGGTTCGCCGGCTGGCGGCCAGGCTGTCTCCGCTCAAGTGGCGCCTGGCGATCTCCGAGGCCATCAGCACATGGGAGCTGTGCAGCGACGTCGCGGAACTAG GCATCGTGTACGAGCGCCACGGCGTGTGGGTGTACGCGCTGGCTCTGCTCGCGTGCTGCGTGTGGTGGTGCCGGGCGTTCGGTGACGCCGAGGCGTGCCCGTGCGGCCCCGTCGAGGACATGCTGTTCGCCATCGGACCCGGAGACTACCGCGCCCGGTTGATGGGTCAAGCACTGGGTGGACTGCTCACCGCTCA GTACATAACGTTCATCTGGTCCTGGCATCTGATTCCTGAGCACAAGACCATGGCGACAACGGAATGCCAGACCTCGCTCATG GTCAGCCCGACCAAAGGCGCACTTATCGAAGGCGCGATCACGTGCGTCAGTCGCTTCGTGGCCATGCGATCCGTCTACTGGACAGACAACGTGGCCACTGCTATCAACTCCATCACTACAGTCATTCTAGTGCTGGCAG CCCTGACGACAACAGGCGGCTACTTCAACCCCATCATGGCATCGGCGCTTATGCTCGGCTGTGCCGGAAGCACGACTACCGAGCACTTCACAGTCTACTGGGCGGGGGCCCTCATGGGCGGCTTCATTGGGCGTTACCTTGACATCCGGCTAGAGTACGCCATCAAGGAGAAATATGCCTAG